A single window of Maylandia zebra isolate NMK-2024a linkage group LG2, Mzebra_GT3a, whole genome shotgun sequence DNA harbors:
- the LOC143421522 gene encoding uncharacterized protein LOC143421522 has product MTFSRDFLSIHRSHQLLKSIWEISCLCLPGSVTKGVHPASKGWLRRFLLLKLVTVLLFPHGVGLPLLLGCVFSLRALLLLRSPHISTKPSTVLLSQLAHSDSLVLLHWAIQLGATLGKWMEEAGWKEEVSFMKDGKLVWWREAAKVLCHQLLDAHQLASLLLLGLLGLEATLVSRWPQQTRRFRTSRWAQLSCRLAWMLVLLELTSLLHCKTLQDPSAFQDAQISPPGIVLPPSLPTFSCYLRKMLWLVNSWLHYTIFYGQPQRKKSSYH; this is encoded by the exons ATGACCTTCAGTCGCGACTTCCTGTCTATACACAG GTCGCATCAACTTTTAAAGTCGATCTGGGAGATAAGCTGCCTCTGCCTTCCTGGTTCAGTCACAAAAGGGGTGCACCCGGCCTCCAAAGGATGGCTACGCAGGTTTTTACTGCTGAAGCTGGTGACGGTGCTGCTGTTCCCCCATGGGGTGGGCCTCCCCCTGCTCCTGGGCTGTGTATTCAGCCTGCGTGCTCTGTTGCTCCTGCGCTCCCCTCACATCTCCACCAAGCCCTCCACTGTCCTCCTGAGCCAACTGGCTCACTCAGATAGCCTggtgctgctgcactgggcgATTCAGCTGGGAGCGACCCTGGGCAAGTGGATGGAGGAGGCGGGCTGGAAGGAGGAGGTGAGTTTTATGAAGGACGGGAAATTGGTTTGGTGGAGAGAGGCCGCAAAAGTGCTCTGTCATCAGCTGCTTGATGCACATCAGCtggcctctctgctgctgttggGTCTGCTGGGACTCGAGGCCACGCTGGTGTCACGCTGGCCTCAGCAGACTCGGAGATTCAGGACTTCTCGCTGGGCGCAGCTCAGCTGCCGTCTGGCCTGGATGCTTGTGCTGCTGGAACTCACGTCTTTGCTACACTGCAAAACATTGCAGGACCCCTCAGCATTTCAGGATGCTCAGATTTCCCCTCCTGGCATCGTGCTTCCCCCCTCCCTGCCTACCTTCTCGTGTTATCTGAGG